The following proteins come from a genomic window of Anaerobutyricum hallii:
- a CDS encoding helix-turn-helix domain-containing protein: MSNPKHDWYGHAVKQVKKYPDKLIAENTAQSALWMYAINKAIKQTEGMDNGEDRMKAVQLVYFEDRYTIAGAADKLGYAEMTIRRWLSAFANLAGEYAGY, translated from the coding sequence ATGAGTAACCCCAAACACGATTGGTACGGACACGCAGTAAAGCAGGTAAAAAAATACCCAGACAAACTGATTGCAGAAAACACAGCTCAGTCGGCCTTGTGGATGTACGCTATTAACAAGGCGATAAAGCAGACAGAGGGGATGGACAACGGTGAGGACAGAATGAAAGCCGTACAGCTGGTATATTTTGAAGATAGATACACGATAGCAGGGGCGGCGGATAAGCTTGGATATGCAGAAATGACTATACGCAGATGGCTCAGTGCTTTCGCCAATTTGGCTGGTGAATATGCGGGATATTAG